In the Streptomyces sp. WMMC940 genome, CTCGCCATCGAGAACTACGCCCTCCTCCACAAGCTGTGGAGGGAGGACGTCGTCGACTGGGAGGGCAAGTTCCGTACGCCGCTGCAGGGCTTCACGTCCACGCCGCGGCCGTTGGACGGTGTCCCGCCGTTCGTGTGGCACGGCTCGATCCGCTCGCCGGAGATCGCCGAGCAGGCCGCGTTCTACGGCGACGGTTTCTTCCACAACAACATCTTCTGGCCGGCGGAGCACACCAGGCGGATGGTCGCGCTCTACCGGAAGCGGTACGCGCACTACGGACACGGCACCCCGGAGCAGGCCGTCGTGGGTCTCGGCGGACAGGTGTTCATGCGCGGGAACTCCCAGGACGCGGTCAGGGAGTTCCGCCCGTACTTCGACAACGCGCCCGTCTACGGGCACGGCCCGTCGCTGGAGGACTTCACCGATCAGACGCCGCTGACCGTCGGCTCCCCGCAGCAGGTCATCGAGCGGACCCTCGGCTTCCGTGAGGTCGTCGGCGACTACCAGCGCCAGCTGTTCCTGATGGACCACGCGGGACTTCCGCTGAAGACCGTCCTGGAGCAGCTCGACATCCTCGGCGAGGAGGTCGTCCCGGTACTGCGCAAGGAGTTCGCCGGCCTGCGGCCCGCCGGAGTGCCGGACGCCCCGGTCCACCCGGCCGTGGCCGCCGCCCGCGGCACCGGCGACGACGCAGTCACCGCCTACCGCACCGGCGGATACGACACCGGCAGCGGCGAGGAGGACTGACCATGGCGCAACTGAAGCTCGTCGCCGTGTCGGCGGGGCTGAGCAGTCCCTCGTCCACCCGGCTGCTGGCCGACCGGCTGGCCGAGGCGGCCCGGCATCGGCTGGCGGAGCAGGACCGGAAGGTGGAGGTCGAGGTCGTCGAGCTGCGCGATCTGGCCACCGCCATAGCCAACAACCTGGTGACCGGCTTCCCCTCGCCGACGCTGGGCGCGGCCGTCGACGCGGTGACGAGGGCGGACGGTGTGATCGCCGTGTCGCCGGTCTTCACGGCCTCGTACAGCGGACTCTTCAAGTCGTTCTTCGACCTGGTGGACCCGCGGGCGCTGACCGGCAAGCCCGTCCTCGTCGCGGCGACCGGTGGCACCGCACGGCACTCCCTCGTCCTCGACCACGCCATGCGGCCGCTCTTCGCCTATCTGCGGGCGCTGGTCGTTCCGACAGCCGTGTACGCGGCGTCGGAGGACTGGGGCTCCAGTGGCGACGAGTACACCGAGGGGCTGCCCACCCGGATCCGCAGGGCCGGCCGGGAGCTGGCCGAGCTGATGGCCGACCGGCCCGCCCACGAGGAGGGGGCGGACGAGCTGGCGGAGCTCGAGCGGCAGCTCGCGGACCTCCGCTTCGACTGACCGGCGCGGTCCGCGTTCGGCGACTCCGACGGCGAACGACGGGCCCGAGGCGACGGGCACGGGGACGAGGCGACGCACGGGGGACGGCGGACGACGCACGGCGGACGGCGGACGCAAGGCGACGGGCACGGGGACGAGGCGACGCACGGCGGACGGCGGACGCAAGGCGACGGGCACGGGGACGAGGCGACGGACGGCGGCGATCGCACCGGACGATCCGGCCGGGCGGTCCCGCCGGGCAATCCGGCCGACGGGCCGCTCCGGGGTCCGGGCCGGGTCGTGGTCCGGGCCGGGTCGTGGTCCGCGTCGGCCGCGGCGAGCTGTCCCCGGCGGGGACGCGCGGGCGTCGGGTGGTTCAACCAGCCGTCGATCACCGCAGAACCGTCGAGACGGCGCCCGTCGGCGGCCGGTTCGGTCGGTGGCCCCGCCGTGCCGGAAGGATCGGACCCGACGCATCCCACGCGGCCCCCGAGGGTCCCGAGGGGCCGCCGCCGAAGCCGAGTGTCAGTGCCGCCTCCTATCGTTTCCGCCATGAGTCCCGCACTCATCGGGCGTGAGCACCCCGTGGGCGTCCTCCGGGCCGAGATCGGCCGGGCGACGGACAGCCACGGGGGTCTTGTCCTGGTCACGGGTGAGGCGGGCATCGGCAAGACGACCCTCGTGACCCAGGCCGCCCAGGAGGCCCGGCGGCACGGGGCGCTGGTGCTCGGCGGATCGTGCTGGGACTCCGACAGCGCACCCGGGTACTGGCCGTGGGTCCAGGTGGTCCGGGCACTGCGCCGGGCCGTCGGCGAGGAGGAGTGGGCGCGGGTCGAGGAGGCGGCGGGCGGACGCCTGACCGTCCTCCTGGGGGAGACCTCCGGCTCC is a window encoding:
- a CDS encoding LLM class flavin-dependent oxidoreductase, which codes for MQFGIFTVGDVTTDPTDGRTPTENERIKAMVAIALKAEEVGLDVFATGEHHNPPFVPSSPTTMLGHIAARTENLILSTSTTLITTNDPVKIAEDYAMLQHLADGRVDLMMGRGNTGPVYPWFGQDIRQGIPLAIENYALLHKLWREDVVDWEGKFRTPLQGFTSTPRPLDGVPPFVWHGSIRSPEIAEQAAFYGDGFFHNNIFWPAEHTRRMVALYRKRYAHYGHGTPEQAVVGLGGQVFMRGNSQDAVREFRPYFDNAPVYGHGPSLEDFTDQTPLTVGSPQQVIERTLGFREVVGDYQRQLFLMDHAGLPLKTVLEQLDILGEEVVPVLRKEFAGLRPAGVPDAPVHPAVAAARGTGDDAVTAYRTGGYDTGSGEED
- a CDS encoding FMN reductase — translated: MAQLKLVAVSAGLSSPSSTRLLADRLAEAARHRLAEQDRKVEVEVVELRDLATAIANNLVTGFPSPTLGAAVDAVTRADGVIAVSPVFTASYSGLFKSFFDLVDPRALTGKPVLVAATGGTARHSLVLDHAMRPLFAYLRALVVPTAVYAASEDWGSSGDEYTEGLPTRIRRAGRELAELMADRPAHEEGADELAELERQLADLRFD